One Streptomyces fagopyri DNA window includes the following coding sequences:
- a CDS encoding DUF3159 domain-containing protein: protein MAPSDATRGPGGTGTGRTPPSGASVREPPHSRGVFLGFAPWIVFDVVASPSTWKYAALAALVTALVLNVPELRHGTLKILEAAGVVFFAVVCVLGLVLDRQELLWLETYAQTLSNGVIAAVALGSLAFTPFTEQYARESVPREYWDSPVFRRTNRVLTAMWGGVFLVTALLGLLALRVASGVDWLNWVIPIAMLVAAVRFTKWYPERVRARARNRTRTPSREGPAGRGGDRVPGEGPRTLG, encoded by the coding sequence ATGGCTCCATCCGATGCGACGCGCGGCCCCGGCGGAACCGGGACCGGCAGGACCCCGCCGTCCGGCGCGTCCGTCCGTGAACCGCCGCACTCCCGCGGTGTCTTCCTCGGGTTCGCCCCCTGGATCGTCTTCGACGTCGTGGCGAGTCCCAGTACGTGGAAGTACGCCGCCCTGGCCGCGCTCGTCACCGCGCTGGTGCTCAACGTCCCCGAACTGCGGCACGGGACCCTCAAGATCCTGGAAGCGGCGGGTGTGGTCTTCTTCGCCGTCGTCTGTGTGCTGGGACTCGTGCTGGACCGTCAGGAACTGCTCTGGCTGGAGACCTACGCGCAGACCCTGTCCAACGGGGTGATCGCCGCCGTGGCGCTCGGGTCCCTCGCCTTCACGCCGTTCACCGAGCAGTACGCGCGCGAGTCGGTGCCCCGTGAGTACTGGGACTCGCCGGTGTTCCGGCGCACGAACCGTGTCCTGACGGCGATGTGGGGCGGGGTCTTCCTGGTCACGGCCCTGCTGGGGCTGCTCGCCCTGCGGGTGGCGTCGGGGGTGGACTGGCTCAACTGGGTCATCCCGATCGCGATGCTGGTCGCGGCGGTCCGCTTCACGAAGTGGTACCCGGAACGCGTCCGGGCGAGGGCGCGGAACCGGACCCGGACCCCGTCCCGGGAAGGTCCCGCGGGCCGAGGGGGTGACCGCGTTCCGGGAGAGGGGCCTCGCACGCTAGGGTGA
- a CDS encoding ABC transporter permease — protein MSTITATETSAPLPAPATRPDYRVTGRRVLRSEWAKLWSLRSTWITLGLGLVFLVAFGLIAAAQYKSRIDSGHHMDPDFARSTAVSLSLFGTNFAQLALGVLGVLVTAGEYSTGMIRSTLAAVPRRLPVLWSKSAVFGLVSLAVSTVGVFVAFVFASGIVSGTGAAMTLSHPGVVRSLLGAGLYLGLVGVIGAALGALLRSVAGGISVLVGALMLVPGLISLLPSSWQDDISPYLPSNAGESMFALTHDSTTLAPAAGLVVFLGWTVLALAGAAYRLVRSDA, from the coding sequence ATGAGCACCATCACCGCGACCGAGACCTCCGCTCCCCTGCCCGCGCCCGCCACGCGCCCCGACTACCGGGTGACCGGACGCCGGGTGCTGCGCTCGGAGTGGGCCAAACTGTGGTCCCTGCGCTCGACCTGGATCACGCTCGGCCTGGGGCTGGTCTTCCTGGTGGCCTTCGGTCTCATCGCCGCGGCCCAGTACAAGTCGAGAATCGATTCCGGCCACCACATGGACCCGGACTTCGCCCGTTCCACCGCCGTCAGCCTGTCGCTGTTCGGTACGAACTTCGCGCAGCTGGCGCTGGGTGTGCTGGGCGTGCTCGTCACGGCGGGCGAGTACTCCACAGGCATGATCCGTTCCACGCTGGCCGCGGTCCCGCGCCGGCTGCCGGTGCTCTGGTCCAAGTCGGCCGTCTTCGGCCTGGTCTCACTCGCCGTGAGCACGGTCGGCGTGTTCGTCGCCTTCGTGTTCGCGAGCGGCATCGTGTCCGGTACGGGCGCGGCCATGACTCTCTCGCACCCGGGTGTGGTGCGCAGTCTGCTGGGCGCCGGCCTCTACCTCGGCCTGGTCGGTGTCATCGGCGCCGCTCTGGGCGCGCTGCTGCGTTCGGTGGCGGGCGGCATCTCGGTGCTGGTCGGCGCCCTGATGCTGGTGCCCGGCCTGATCTCGCTGCTGCCGAGTTCCTGGCAGGACGACATCAGCCCGTACCTGCCCAGCAACGCGGGCGAGTCGATGTTCGCCCTCACCCACGACAGCACCACCCTCGCGCCCGCCGCCGGGCTCGTCGTCTTCCTCGGCTGGACCGTGCTCGCGCTGGCGGGAGCCGCCTACCGGCTGGTGCGCAGCGACGCCTGA
- a CDS encoding MFS transporter yields MDGVRRGWRQCLLGGAVFAVCMAGTTLPTPLYNLYQQKFGFSELMVTVVYAVYAFGVIGVLLLAGNASDAVGRRPVLLWGLGFAAASAVCFLCSTGLGWLYAGRLLSGLSAGLFTGAATAYVIDLAPRGSGSRATLVATAANMGGLGCGPLLAGLLAQYAPWPLYLPFAVHLGLVACSAAVLLRLPETVGERRPPRTVRPQRPRLPAQVRAVFGPAAIAAFVGFALFGVFTAVSPAFLEHSLGVHSRAVSGLVVALAFFASTAGQLAVGVIGPGRSLPVGCAALLAGLALLAGALRWDLLALVVLSALVGGAGQGIAFRGALSEVAQASPDDQRAAVISLLFVVAYVGISLPVIGAGVLADRIGLEGAGLVFIACMAVLVSVAVLYLLRRPAPART; encoded by the coding sequence ATGGACGGTGTTCGCCGAGGGTGGCGCCAGTGTTTGCTCGGCGGGGCCGTGTTCGCGGTGTGCATGGCCGGCACCACACTGCCGACCCCTCTCTACAACCTCTACCAGCAGAAGTTCGGGTTCTCCGAGCTGATGGTCACGGTCGTGTACGCCGTGTACGCCTTCGGGGTCATCGGCGTGCTGCTGCTGGCGGGCAACGCCTCCGACGCCGTGGGCAGGCGACCGGTGCTGTTGTGGGGCCTGGGGTTCGCGGCGGCCAGTGCCGTCTGCTTCCTGTGTTCCACCGGACTGGGCTGGCTCTACGCGGGACGTCTGCTGTCCGGGCTGTCCGCCGGTCTGTTCACCGGCGCCGCCACGGCCTACGTGATCGATCTGGCACCCCGCGGCAGCGGTTCGCGGGCCACGCTCGTGGCGACGGCCGCCAACATGGGCGGGCTGGGCTGCGGTCCGCTGCTCGCCGGGCTGCTGGCGCAGTACGCCCCCTGGCCGCTGTACCTGCCCTTCGCCGTACATCTCGGTCTGGTGGCCTGCTCGGCCGCCGTCCTGCTCCGGCTGCCGGAGACCGTGGGGGAGCGGCGGCCGCCGCGCACGGTACGGCCGCAACGGCCCCGTCTGCCCGCACAGGTGCGGGCGGTCTTCGGACCGGCGGCGATCGCCGCGTTCGTGGGGTTCGCGCTGTTCGGTGTGTTCACGGCGGTCAGTCCGGCGTTCCTCGAACACTCCCTGGGTGTGCACAGCCGCGCCGTGAGCGGGCTGGTCGTCGCGCTGGCCTTCTTCGCCTCGACCGCCGGACAACTGGCCGTCGGCGTCATCGGGCCGGGGCGTTCGCTGCCGGTGGGCTGCGCCGCACTCCTCGCGGGGCTGGCACTCCTCGCGGGCGCGCTGCGGTGGGACCTGCTGGCGCTGGTGGTGCTGAGCGCGCTCGTCGGCGGTGCCGGGCAGGGGATCGCGTTCCGCGGTGCGCTGTCCGAGGTGGCCCAGGCGTCCCCCGACGACCAGCGTGCGGCGGTCATCTCCCTGCTGTTCGTGGTCGCGTACGTGGGCATCTCGCTGCCGGTGATCGGCGCGGGGGTGCTGGCGGACCGGATCGGTCTGGAGGGCGCCGGGCTGGTGTTCATCGCGTGCATGGCCGTCCTGGTCTCCGTCGCGGTCCTCTACCTGCTCCGGCGGCCGGCACCGGCCAGGACGTAG
- a CDS encoding sensor histidine kinase — translation MTPVTADDTAGMSPLFARLTRAGQWLRQADRARPWMLDTSVVVLVFVMFCLADLVHAHDGRRELAARFTRPPLAGMLALQAGLVLPLLWRRRNPSAAFAVITAVFLLQWSLGVLLRADVALLIALYSLTLHGPLRHLAWACAVTALGLVLVAVRVSAVVSVWDALFFLFSTAIAAVAVGMAVRIRRAQLAGLRERAARLEIERDQRSRLAAATERTRVAREMHDIVGHNLAVMITLADAGVYASDVTPERGKQALLLIGDTGRQALGELRRMLGVLREEAEAPALSPQPGIADIDALCARIRSAGPLITYRTAGDTDALDGGVQVTVYRIVQEALTNSLKHAGAGTRVHLTIGVEGTRLRIRVQDTGPHGGSRSAGPPNEEGHGLAGMRERAALYGGTVDAGPVPPPGAGWTVRATLDLTPLPGSEGGTP, via the coding sequence GTGACACCCGTGACCGCCGACGACACCGCCGGTATGAGCCCCCTGTTCGCCCGGCTGACCCGCGCCGGACAGTGGCTGCGGCAGGCGGACCGGGCGCGTCCGTGGATGCTGGACACGTCCGTGGTCGTCCTGGTCTTCGTGATGTTCTGTCTGGCCGACCTGGTGCACGCGCACGACGGCCGCCGCGAACTGGCCGCGAGGTTCACCCGCCCGCCCCTCGCCGGGATGCTGGCGCTGCAGGCCGGACTGGTGCTGCCGCTGCTGTGGCGGCGCAGGAATCCGTCCGCGGCCTTCGCGGTGATCACGGCGGTCTTCCTCCTGCAGTGGTCGCTCGGTGTGCTGCTGCGCGCCGACGTGGCCCTGCTGATCGCCCTGTACAGCCTGACGTTGCACGGACCGCTGCGGCATCTGGCGTGGGCCTGTGCCGTCACGGCCCTCGGCCTGGTCCTGGTCGCCGTGCGGGTCTCCGCCGTGGTGTCCGTCTGGGACGCGCTGTTCTTCCTGTTCAGCACCGCGATCGCGGCCGTCGCCGTGGGGATGGCGGTGCGCATCCGACGGGCCCAGCTCGCCGGGCTGCGGGAGCGCGCGGCCCGGCTGGAGATCGAACGGGACCAGCGCAGCAGGCTGGCGGCGGCCACCGAACGCACCCGGGTGGCCCGCGAGATGCACGACATCGTCGGCCACAACCTCGCCGTCATGATCACTCTCGCCGACGCCGGTGTCTACGCCTCCGACGTCACCCCCGAACGGGGCAAGCAGGCCCTGCTCCTCATCGGCGACACCGGCCGCCAGGCCCTGGGTGAGCTGCGCCGTATGCTCGGCGTGCTGCGCGAGGAGGCCGAGGCTCCCGCGCTCAGTCCGCAGCCGGGCATCGCCGACATCGACGCGCTCTGCGCGCGTATCCGCTCCGCCGGCCCTCTGATCACCTACCGGACGGCCGGTGACACGGACGCGCTGGACGGCGGGGTGCAGGTGACGGTCTACCGGATAGTGCAGGAAGCGCTGACCAACAGCCTCAAGCACGCCGGAGCCGGCACGCGGGTCCACCTCACGATCGGTGTGGAGGGCACACGATTGCGCATCCGGGTCCAGGACACCGGGCCGCATGGCGGCTCGCGGTCCGCCGGTCCCCCGAACGAGGAGGGGCACGGGCTCGCCGGCATGCGCGAACGGGCGGCGCTGTACGGCGGCACGGTGGACGCGGGGCCGGTGCCTCCGCCCGGCGCCGGATGGACCGTACGGGCGACCCTCGACCTGACCCCGCTCCCCGGCTCCGAAGGCGGTACCCCTTGA
- a CDS encoding ABC transporter ATP-binding protein yields the protein MIEAQQLTKRYGEKTAVDHLDFVVRPGTVTGFLGPNGAGKSTTMRLIVGLDAPSGGSVRVGGRRYAQHAAPLQEVGALLEARSIHPGRSAYNHLHALALTHGIPRRRVDEVIELAGLGSVARKRAGAFSLGMGQRLGIAAALLGDPQTVMLDEPVNGLDPEGVLWIRNLLTELAAEGRTVFVSSHLMTEVALVADHLIIVGRGRLLADTTVHDLIREVGGDTVKVATADPARLREVLAGPGVDITGHAGSEELHVTGVTARQIGLTAAEHGIALFELSAKSVSLEEAFMDLTRDAVEYHGSTTATGAETPGRAA from the coding sequence ATGATCGAGGCGCAGCAGCTGACCAAGCGGTACGGGGAGAAGACGGCGGTCGACCATCTCGACTTCGTCGTCCGGCCCGGTACCGTCACCGGCTTCCTGGGACCCAACGGCGCGGGGAAGTCGACCACGATGCGCCTGATCGTCGGACTGGACGCCCCGAGCGGTGGCTCCGTTCGGGTCGGCGGCCGCCGCTACGCCCAGCACGCCGCCCCCTTGCAGGAGGTCGGCGCGCTCCTGGAGGCCAGGTCGATCCACCCCGGCCGTTCGGCGTACAACCACCTCCACGCGCTCGCGCTCACTCACGGCATCCCGCGCCGCCGGGTCGACGAGGTCATCGAGCTGGCCGGGCTCGGCAGCGTGGCCAGGAAGCGGGCCGGCGCGTTCTCGCTCGGCATGGGCCAGCGCCTCGGGATCGCGGCGGCGCTGCTGGGTGATCCGCAGACGGTCATGCTGGACGAGCCGGTCAACGGGCTCGACCCCGAGGGCGTGCTCTGGATCCGCAACCTCCTCACCGAGCTCGCCGCCGAGGGCCGCACCGTCTTCGTCTCCTCGCACCTCATGACCGAGGTCGCGCTGGTGGCGGACCACCTGATCATCGTGGGACGGGGCCGGCTGCTGGCCGACACCACCGTGCACGACCTGATCCGTGAGGTGGGCGGCGACACCGTGAAGGTGGCCACCGCCGACCCGGCCCGGCTGCGGGAGGTGCTGGCCGGTCCCGGCGTCGACATCACCGGCCACGCGGGCTCGGAGGAACTGCACGTGACAGGTGTGACGGCACGCCAGATCGGACTGACGGCGGCCGAGCACGGCATCGCGCTGTTCGAACTCAGTGCGAAGTCCGTGTCACTGGAGGAGGCGTTCATGGACCTGACCAGGGATGCCGTCGAATACCACGGCTCCACCACCGCGACCGGCGCCGAGACCCCCGGGAGGGCCGCATGA
- a CDS encoding response regulator encodes MTTVLIVDDQPLQRFGFRMLLESVPDTEVVGEAAHGAEAVRGAAELRPDVVLMDVRMPGMDGIEATRRIIATGGRSRILVLTTFDLDEYAHAALRAGASGFLLKDARPEELLAGIRAVAAGDAVIAPALTRRLLDAYAQHLPRQGVPDADADPRLRSLTDREREILVAIGRGWSNGEIAARLVLSESTVKTHVGRVLAKIGARDRVQAVIFAYDLGLARPNSTT; translated from the coding sequence TTGACCACCGTGCTCATCGTGGACGACCAGCCGCTGCAGCGCTTCGGGTTCCGCATGCTGCTGGAGTCCGTCCCCGACACCGAGGTCGTGGGAGAGGCCGCGCACGGTGCCGAGGCCGTGCGCGGGGCGGCGGAACTGCGCCCCGACGTGGTCCTCATGGACGTCCGGATGCCCGGCATGGACGGCATCGAGGCCACCCGCCGGATCATCGCCACGGGCGGTCGCTCCCGGATTCTCGTCCTGACGACCTTCGACCTGGACGAGTACGCCCACGCGGCCCTGCGCGCCGGGGCGAGCGGTTTCCTCCTCAAGGACGCCCGTCCGGAGGAGCTCCTGGCGGGCATCCGCGCCGTCGCCGCGGGGGACGCCGTCATCGCCCCCGCCCTGACCCGGCGTCTGCTCGACGCGTACGCCCAGCACCTGCCGCGTCAGGGCGTACCGGACGCGGACGCCGACCCGAGGCTGCGCTCACTCACCGACCGTGAACGCGAGATCCTGGTGGCCATCGGCAGGGGCTGGAGCAACGGGGAGATCGCCGCGCGTCTCGTCCTGTCGGAGTCCACCGTCAAGACGCACGTCGGCCGGGTCCTCGCGAAGATCGGCGCGCGCGACCGGGTCCAAGCGGTCATCTTCGCCTACGACCTGGGCCTCGCCCGCCCCAACAGCACCACGTGA
- a CDS encoding carboxymuconolactone decarboxylase family protein — MDARLNFYSNPLAAKLARHINSAGKVVSDSSLPRTTQELVKLRASQINGCGFCTDMHTKEAAHAGESTLRLNLVAVWREATVFTDAERAALELTEEGTRIADAAGGVSDEVWANAAKHFDEEQLIALVSLIALINAYNRMNVIVRQPAGDYQPGQFG, encoded by the coding sequence ATGGACGCTCGTCTGAACTTCTACAGCAACCCCCTCGCGGCCAAGCTCGCGCGGCACATCAACTCGGCGGGCAAGGTCGTGTCGGACTCGTCGCTGCCCCGCACGACGCAGGAACTGGTGAAGCTCCGTGCGAGCCAGATCAACGGGTGCGGCTTCTGCACGGACATGCACACCAAGGAAGCCGCGCACGCCGGTGAGTCCACCCTCCGTCTCAACCTGGTCGCGGTCTGGCGGGAGGCCACGGTCTTCACCGACGCCGAGCGAGCCGCGCTGGAGCTGACCGAGGAGGGCACCCGGATCGCCGACGCCGCCGGGGGCGTGTCCGACGAGGTCTGGGCGAACGCCGCCAAGCACTTCGACGAGGAGCAGCTCATCGCGCTGGTGTCCCTGATCGCGCTGATCAACGCCTACAACCGCATGAACGTCATCGTCCGGCAGCCCGCGGGCGACTACCAGCCCGGCCAGTTCGGATGA
- a CDS encoding carbohydrate-binding protein — translation MRPLRACLGAVAAVGLAAAGTTALVAGSASGATSALADRWYAAAPYLMPLDNDPPDAAAIMDATGLKAFQLAFVLAPNGGGCSPTWGGTAAVSSDTAVQSVVNTIRARGGDVSVSIGGYGGTKLGQACSDPTATAAAYQQVITKYGLHAIDFDLEEPEYENTAAIRNEIGAAKILQQNNPGLYVSVTTAGTADGTGWFGKQMLLEAKSQGFTPNNFSIMPFDGGFNGAASQTGALTNFNQILQSTFGWDQATAYAHEGFSGMNGRSDTGEYFSQADFQTVLDYATGHHMDRFTFWSLNRDRQCTPADNGGRTSGTCSSVAQNSWDFARYSVRFAGVTPPTSTPTPTPTPPGTGCKTAWSSTAVYTAGNEVSYNKHNWKAKWWTQNETPVASDWGVWQDEGAC, via the coding sequence GTGAGACCTCTTCGCGCATGTCTGGGCGCGGTCGCGGCCGTCGGACTCGCCGCGGCGGGCACGACCGCACTGGTCGCCGGCAGCGCTTCCGGTGCGACCTCCGCACTCGCCGACCGCTGGTACGCCGCGGCTCCCTATCTGATGCCGCTCGACAACGACCCGCCGGACGCGGCCGCCATCATGGACGCCACCGGTCTGAAGGCGTTCCAGCTCGCCTTCGTGCTCGCCCCCAACGGCGGTGGTTGCAGCCCCACATGGGGCGGCACAGCCGCGGTCTCCTCGGACACCGCCGTCCAGTCGGTCGTCAACACCATCCGTGCCAGGGGCGGCGACGTCTCCGTCTCCATCGGCGGGTACGGCGGCACGAAGCTCGGCCAGGCGTGCTCGGACCCGACCGCCACGGCGGCGGCGTACCAGCAGGTCATCACCAAGTACGGACTGCACGCCATCGACTTCGACCTGGAGGAGCCGGAGTACGAGAACACCGCGGCCATCAGGAACGAGATCGGCGCCGCCAAGATCCTCCAGCAGAACAACCCCGGCCTGTACGTCTCCGTCACCACCGCGGGCACGGCGGACGGTACCGGCTGGTTCGGCAAGCAGATGCTGCTGGAGGCCAAGTCGCAGGGGTTCACCCCGAACAACTTCTCCATCATGCCGTTCGACGGCGGGTTCAACGGCGCGGCCTCGCAGACCGGCGCGCTCACCAACTTCAACCAGATCCTGCAGTCCACCTTCGGCTGGGACCAGGCGACCGCCTACGCCCACGAGGGCTTCTCCGGGATGAACGGGCGCAGCGACACCGGCGAGTACTTCAGCCAGGCCGACTTCCAGACCGTGCTCGACTACGCCACCGGGCACCACATGGACCGCTTCACGTTCTGGTCCCTCAACCGCGACCGGCAGTGCACCCCGGCCGACAACGGCGGCCGCACCTCGGGTACTTGCTCCAGTGTCGCGCAGAACTCCTGGGACTTCGCCAGGTATTCGGTGCGGTTCGCCGGCGTGACACCGCCCACCTCGACTCCCACGCCGACTCCGACGCCCCCGGGGACGGGGTGCAAGACGGCCTGGAGCTCGACCGCCGTCTACACGGCCGGCAACGAGGTGTCGTACAACAAGCACAACTGGAAGGCCAAGTGGTGGACCCAGAACGAGACTCCGGTCGCGTCCGACTGGGGCGTCTGGCAGGACGAGGGCGCCTGCTGA
- a CDS encoding IclR family transcriptional regulator gives MGQGFGQGFGQLPGPYETLRAESRVPAPWQGGRGVLEGAFQVMAVLDQAGQAGLTSLAARSGLPKSTVYRLLGQLAELGAVERQADVYRLGPRMFRLGQGWQPYPGLRTAAREPVRRLVAATGATVGVSVLREGRTLVLDWAAGQDTALTPLLDVASWPWFTAAGKVQAAGRPDPGPDAPASWPREAAAIRERGVAFDRGEVVEGVCCAAVPLLGAGGAAVGALCVLTTVSERLEPLADIAQRAGEAITARLRQRRPGVTPSRVRPSSFTGPAPMTR, from the coding sequence ATGGGACAGGGATTCGGGCAGGGGTTCGGGCAGTTACCCGGGCCGTACGAGACGCTTCGGGCGGAGTCGCGCGTACCGGCCCCGTGGCAGGGCGGACGGGGAGTGCTGGAGGGCGCGTTCCAGGTGATGGCGGTGCTGGACCAGGCGGGCCAGGCCGGGTTGACCAGTCTCGCGGCGCGGAGCGGACTGCCGAAGTCGACGGTGTACCGGCTCCTGGGGCAGCTGGCCGAACTGGGCGCGGTGGAACGGCAGGCGGACGTCTACCGGTTGGGGCCGCGGATGTTCCGCCTCGGGCAGGGGTGGCAGCCGTATCCGGGGCTGCGCACGGCGGCCCGGGAACCGGTGCGGCGGCTGGTCGCGGCCACCGGGGCGACCGTGGGAGTCAGCGTGTTGAGGGAGGGCCGGACGCTCGTGCTGGACTGGGCGGCCGGCCAGGACACCGCGCTCACGCCGCTGCTGGACGTGGCCTCCTGGCCGTGGTTCACGGCGGCGGGCAAGGTCCAGGCCGCCGGGCGTCCGGACCCGGGCCCGGACGCCCCCGCCTCCTGGCCGCGCGAGGCGGCGGCCATCCGGGAACGCGGCGTGGCCTTCGACCGCGGAGAGGTCGTGGAGGGGGTCTGCTGCGCGGCGGTGCCGCTGCTGGGTGCGGGCGGTGCCGCCGTCGGGGCGCTGTGCGTCCTGACCACGGTCTCCGAGCGTCTGGAACCGCTCGCGGACATCGCCCAGCGGGCCGGCGAGGCGATCACGGCCCGTCTGCGGCAGCGGCGGCCGGGGGTGACCCCGTCCCGGGTCCGTCCTTCGTCGTTCACCGGCCCTGCCCCGATGACTCGGTGA
- a CDS encoding alpha/beta hydrolase family protein, giving the protein MAYRFNENDQFDYEILTALGSAWRHGADVGEVLATAAGVTDASGETWFWTWAALGRRVREQGERSAARGRSATARDAFLRAAGYFGLALVGVEACDDPRTRLREVFGEHRDCFDRFARAWDPPAERVAIPYEGRTLPGYLVSPADRPDPLPTVIVNNGGDGTISTAWTHLGAPAVARGHRALLFDGPGQQSMLFDHGVTFRPDWEKVVTPIVDHLSARSDVDTDRIALAGVGQAGYWVPRALAFEHRIAAAVADPGVVDVSESWWHHLGPELRALWDSGDRDTFDRVVREALDADPALAATWRRRARPYAVDSPYDLLAEVARYDVTPVAGRITTPLLITVPDGEHLWPGASRRLYDALPGPKALVCFTEAEGAHLHCEPMGRALFEQRVFDWLDAHLAPGPAD; this is encoded by the coding sequence ATGGCGTACCGGTTCAACGAGAACGACCAGTTCGACTACGAGATCCTCACCGCGCTGGGCTCCGCCTGGCGGCACGGTGCGGACGTGGGCGAGGTGCTGGCGACCGCGGCCGGCGTGACGGACGCCAGTGGGGAGACCTGGTTCTGGACCTGGGCCGCGCTCGGCCGCCGGGTCCGGGAGCAGGGCGAGAGGAGCGCGGCCCGTGGGCGCTCGGCCACCGCCCGGGACGCGTTCCTGCGGGCCGCCGGATACTTCGGCCTGGCGCTCGTGGGTGTCGAGGCGTGCGACGACCCTCGGACACGGCTGCGCGAGGTGTTCGGGGAGCACCGCGACTGCTTCGACCGGTTCGCGCGGGCATGGGACCCTCCGGCCGAGCGGGTCGCGATCCCGTACGAGGGGAGGACGCTGCCGGGCTACCTGGTGAGCCCGGCCGACCGTCCGGACCCGCTGCCGACGGTCATCGTCAACAACGGCGGCGACGGCACGATCAGCACCGCCTGGACGCATCTCGGCGCACCCGCGGTGGCCCGGGGGCACCGCGCGCTGTTGTTCGACGGGCCCGGTCAGCAGTCCATGCTGTTCGACCACGGGGTGACGTTCCGTCCGGACTGGGAGAAGGTCGTCACGCCGATCGTCGACCACCTGTCCGCGCGGTCCGACGTCGACACCGATCGCATCGCGCTCGCCGGCGTCGGCCAGGCCGGATACTGGGTTCCGCGCGCGCTCGCGTTCGAGCACCGGATCGCCGCCGCGGTCGCCGATCCGGGTGTCGTCGACGTCTCGGAGAGCTGGTGGCACCACCTCGGCCCGGAGTTGCGCGCCTTGTGGGACTCCGGGGACCGCGACACGTTCGACCGCGTCGTGCGCGAGGCTCTGGACGCGGACCCGGCGCTCGCCGCGACGTGGCGCCGGCGGGCCCGGCCGTACGCGGTCGACTCGCCGTACGACCTGCTGGCCGAGGTCGCCCGGTACGACGTGACCCCGGTGGCCGGACGGATCACCACCCCGCTGCTGATCACCGTCCCGGACGGGGAGCACCTCTGGCCCGGCGCGTCGCGGCGGCTCTACGACGCGCTGCCGGGCCCGAAGGCGCTGGTCTGCTTCACCGAGGCCGAGGGCGCCCATCTGCACTGCGAGCCGATGGGCCGCGCGCTGTTCGAACAGCGTGTCTTCGACTGGCTGGACGCGCACCTGGCACCCGGACCGGCGGACTGA